One Streptomyces sp. SAI-135 DNA segment encodes these proteins:
- a CDS encoding trypco2 family protein, with translation MAQGQQALDTDELGLADMLGGLRRELEEAQRRAAGEALRFGIADVEVEATVQITRNAGGRAGIQFWVVQAGGDYARGNATTHRIKLNLTLPPTTLISDDGDVAQ, from the coding sequence ATGGCACAAGGACAACAGGCTCTGGACACCGACGAGTTGGGTCTTGCGGACATGCTCGGCGGCCTGCGACGGGAACTGGAGGAGGCCCAGCGGCGAGCCGCGGGGGAAGCGCTGCGCTTCGGTATCGCCGACGTCGAGGTGGAGGCGACGGTCCAGATCACCCGGAACGCCGGGGGCCGGGCCGGCATCCAGTTCTGGGTCGTCCAGGCCGGTGGCGACTACGCGCGCGGCAACGCCACCACCCACCGGATCAAGCTGAACCTCACGCTGCCGCCCACCACGCTCATCTCCGACGACGGAGACGTCGCCCAATGA
- a CDS encoding metal-sensitive transcriptional regulator, with the protein MELELEGADLKAVLNRLRRAQGQISGVIRMIEEGRDCEDVVTQLAAASRALDRAGFAIIATGLQQCVTDMESGRKNGEDPEAMRARLERLFLSLA; encoded by the coding sequence GTGGAACTGGAACTCGAGGGCGCGGACCTGAAGGCCGTGCTGAACCGGCTGCGCCGGGCACAGGGTCAGATCTCCGGAGTGATCCGGATGATCGAGGAGGGGCGTGACTGCGAGGACGTCGTCACGCAGCTCGCCGCCGCCTCGCGCGCGCTGGACCGGGCCGGCTTCGCGATCATCGCCACCGGCCTTCAGCAGTGCGTGACCGACATGGAGTCGGGGCGCAAGAACGGCGAGGATCCCGAGGCGATGCGCGCCCGCCTGGAGAGACTGTTCCTGTCGCTGGCATGA
- a CDS encoding CBS domain-containing protein — protein sequence MQHHRTVADLMSHDVVRVRRDTPFKEIVELLADNGITAVPVVDELDHPLGVVSEADLLRKCSTRSDPFSRSPQPHLDTGERARAEGATAVELMSAPALCARPEWTVTEAARLMALHKVKRLPVVDEADRLKGIVSRGDLLRTFLRRDDAIRDEITKDVLQRTLNLAPSDVTAEVHEGVVTLRGAVEASSLIPVIERLCCNVDGVVSVSAHIGYRFDVPGTAPAET from the coding sequence ATGCAGCACCACCGTACTGTTGCCGACCTGATGAGCCACGATGTCGTCCGGGTCAGGCGCGACACGCCCTTCAAGGAGATCGTCGAACTGCTGGCCGACAACGGCATCACCGCCGTACCCGTGGTGGACGAACTGGACCACCCCCTGGGGGTCGTGTCCGAGGCGGACCTGCTGCGCAAGTGCTCCACCCGGAGCGACCCGTTCAGCCGGTCTCCGCAGCCGCACCTGGACACAGGGGAACGGGCCAGGGCAGAGGGCGCCACCGCCGTGGAACTCATGTCCGCTCCCGCCCTGTGCGCACGGCCTGAGTGGACCGTCACGGAGGCGGCCCGCCTCATGGCGCTCCACAAGGTCAAACGGCTGCCCGTGGTGGACGAGGCGGACCGGCTCAAGGGCATCGTCAGCCGCGGCGATCTCCTGCGGACCTTCTTGCGCCGGGACGACGCCATCCGCGACGAGATCACCAAGGACGTGCTCCAGCGGACACTGAACCTCGCCCCCTCGGACGTGACGGCCGAGGTGCACGAGGGCGTGGTGACCCTCCGAGGAGCCGTCGAGGCGAGCAGCCTGATCCCCGTCATCGAACGGCTGTGCTGCAACGTCGACGGCGTGGTCTCGGTCTCCGCACACATCGGGTACCGGTTCGACGTCCCCGGGACAGCCCCTGCCGAGACGTGA
- a CDS encoding 6-phosphofructokinase, producing MKIAVLTGGGDCPGLNAVIRSVVRKGTQDYGFSFVGLRDGWLGALHNSVLPLGIAEVRGILPRGGTILGSSRTNPLKHDDGVRRIRDTLAAHQVDALIVIGGEDTLGAATELSRQGINLVGVPKTIDNDVAGTDYTFGFDTAVGIATEAIDRLHTTAESHMRTLVVEVMGRHSGWIALHAGVAGGANVILVPERPFDIDQVCAWVKSRFGINYAPIVVAAEGAVPKEGQMILKDRSLDEYGHVRLSGIGEWLAQEIEGRTGTEARTTVLGHVQRGGTPSAFDRWLATRFGLHAVDAVKDGDFGTMVALRGTNIVRIPLDETRGRTKVLDPSLYDEFAVFFG from the coding sequence ATGAAGATCGCAGTACTGACCGGTGGCGGTGACTGCCCCGGTCTCAACGCCGTCATCCGCAGCGTCGTCCGCAAGGGAACCCAGGACTACGGTTTCTCGTTCGTCGGACTGCGCGACGGCTGGCTCGGCGCCCTCCACAACAGTGTGCTGCCGCTGGGCATCGCCGAGGTGCGCGGAATCCTGCCCCGCGGCGGAACCATTCTCGGTTCCTCCCGCACCAACCCCCTCAAGCACGACGACGGAGTGCGGCGCATCCGGGACACCCTGGCCGCGCACCAGGTCGACGCGCTCATCGTGATCGGCGGCGAGGACACCCTGGGCGCGGCCACGGAGCTCAGTCGCCAGGGGATCAACCTGGTCGGCGTGCCCAAGACCATCGACAACGACGTGGCCGGCACCGACTACACCTTCGGCTTCGACACGGCCGTCGGTATCGCCACCGAGGCCATCGATCGGTTGCACACCACCGCCGAGTCGCACATGCGCACGCTGGTGGTGGAGGTGATGGGTCGGCACTCCGGGTGGATCGCCCTGCACGCGGGGGTCGCGGGAGGCGCCAACGTGATCCTCGTGCCGGAGCGGCCGTTCGACATCGACCAGGTCTGCGCATGGGTGAAGAGCCGCTTCGGGATCAACTACGCGCCGATCGTCGTCGCCGCCGAGGGGGCTGTCCCCAAGGAAGGCCAGATGATCCTCAAGGACCGGTCTCTGGACGAGTACGGCCACGTACGCCTGTCCGGGATCGGTGAGTGGCTGGCCCAGGAGATCGAGGGGCGCACCGGAACGGAGGCCCGCACGACGGTCCTCGGACACGTCCAGCGCGGCGGTACGCCCAGCGCATTCGACCGCTGGCTGGCCACACGCTTCGGGTTGCACGCCGTCGACGCGGTCAAGGACGGCGACTTCGGCACGATGGTCGCCCTGCGCGGCACGAACATCGTCCGCATTCCCCTCGACGAGACGCGCGGCAGGACCAAGGTGTTGGATCCTTCGCTGTACGACGAGTTCGCGGTCTTCTTCGGCTGA
- a CDS encoding DUF302 domain-containing protein, which produces MRYDRTVRLDTDFATTVERVREALAEQGFGILTEIDVTATLKAKLDHDMEDYVILGACNPPLAHRALETDRSIGLLLPCNVVVRREGEGTVVQAVNPGTMVALTELDALRPVAEEATRRLDAALASLTAAGSND; this is translated from the coding sequence ATGCGCTACGACCGCACCGTCCGCCTCGACACCGACTTCGCCACCACCGTGGAGCGCGTCCGCGAGGCCCTGGCGGAGCAGGGCTTCGGCATCCTCACCGAGATCGACGTCACGGCCACCTTGAAGGCCAAACTCGACCACGACATGGAGGACTACGTCATCCTCGGCGCCTGCAACCCGCCCCTCGCCCACCGCGCGCTGGAGACCGACCGCAGCATCGGCCTCCTGCTGCCCTGCAACGTCGTCGTGCGCCGCGAAGGCGAGGGCACGGTCGTACAGGCCGTGAACCCGGGCACGATGGTCGCCCTCACTGAACTCGACGCCCTGCGCCCGGTCGCCGAAGAGGCCACCCGCCGCCTCGACGCGGCCCTCGCCTCACTCACGGCGGCAGGCTCGAACGACTGA
- a CDS encoding MBL fold metallo-hydrolase → MFFVDTIEVSGLGNRSYLTGGERTAVAVDPPRDVDRVIEVAARRGVRISHVVETHVHNDYVTGGLQLARVTGAAYLVPAGARVAFDRVPVHDDDRTAVDPAAGLVLRALATPGHTPHHTAYVLEEHGTAVAAFTGGSLLIGTVGRPDLVEPRLTEQLARAQHASAHRLASELPDETALLPTHGFGSFCSSSQAEGGETTIGKEKVSNEALTRDVDTFVADLLAGLDDVPAYYAHMGPVNAAGPAPVDLTPPSVADADEIAARLAAGEWVVDLRNRVAFAEGHVAGSFNFEAEGQLATYLAWLIPWGKPVTLLAESPDQLAGAQRELARVGIDRPAAAASGGPAAWTRAGERPASFPRRTFADLAGRAADVVVLDVRRASERSAGHVEGSVHIPIHTLPRRIHEVPEGEVWVHCAGGMRAAIAASLLDAAGRDVVAVDDSFEGAEKAGLVLRVP, encoded by the coding sequence GTGTTCTTCGTCGACACAATCGAGGTGTCGGGGCTCGGCAACCGCAGCTACCTGACGGGCGGTGAGCGGACAGCGGTCGCCGTCGACCCGCCGCGCGACGTCGACCGGGTCATCGAGGTGGCCGCTCGGCGTGGAGTGCGGATCTCGCACGTGGTCGAGACACACGTCCACAACGACTACGTCACCGGCGGTCTGCAACTCGCCCGGGTAACAGGTGCCGCCTACCTGGTACCGGCCGGGGCGCGGGTCGCCTTCGACCGGGTGCCGGTGCACGACGACGACCGGACAGCCGTCGATCCCGCCGCCGGCCTGGTCCTGCGCGCTCTGGCCACCCCCGGGCACACCCCCCACCACACCGCCTACGTGCTGGAGGAGCACGGCACGGCGGTCGCGGCGTTCACCGGCGGCTCGCTGCTCATCGGCACCGTCGGCCGTCCCGACCTGGTCGAACCCCGGCTGACCGAGCAGTTGGCCCGCGCCCAGCACGCGTCCGCCCACCGGCTGGCGTCCGAGCTGCCCGACGAGACGGCCCTGCTGCCCACGCACGGCTTCGGCAGCTTCTGCTCCTCCTCCCAGGCCGAGGGCGGCGAGACGACCATCGGCAAGGAGAAGGTGTCCAACGAGGCGCTCACCCGGGACGTGGACACCTTCGTCGCCGACCTGCTGGCCGGCCTGGACGACGTGCCCGCTTACTACGCGCACATGGGGCCGGTCAACGCCGCCGGACCCGCGCCCGTCGACCTGACCCCGCCGTCCGTCGCGGACGCCGACGAGATCGCCGCACGGCTGGCGGCGGGGGAGTGGGTCGTCGACCTGCGCAACCGGGTCGCCTTCGCGGAGGGGCATGTGGCAGGCTCGTTCAACTTCGAGGCGGAGGGGCAGCTCGCCACGTATCTGGCCTGGCTGATCCCTTGGGGCAAGCCCGTCACGCTGCTCGCCGAGTCGCCCGACCAACTCGCCGGCGCGCAGCGCGAGCTGGCCCGAGTGGGCATCGACCGCCCGGCCGCCGCGGCGAGCGGCGGGCCGGCCGCCTGGACGCGCGCGGGGGAGAGGCCGGCCTCCTTCCCGCGGAGGACCTTCGCCGACCTGGCGGGACGGGCCGCGGACGTCGTCGTGCTGGACGTGCGCCGCGCCTCGGAACGCTCCGCCGGACATGTCGAGGGCTCCGTGCACATCCCGATCCACACCCTGCCCCGCCGCATCCACGAGGTTCCCGAGGGCGAGGTCTGGGTGCACTGCGCCGGCGGCATGCGCGCCGCGATCGCCGCCTCACTGCTGGACGCCGCCGGCCGGGACGTCGTCGCCGTGGACGACTCCTTCGAGGGCGCCGAGAAGGCGGGACTGGTCCTGCGGGTCCCCTGA
- a CDS encoding rhodanese-like domain-containing protein yields MSIFRRARGGPGRVSVQEAALRTGHDRGEGGGDAVLLDVREPYEWQAGHAPGAVHLPLSALAAGAGLPAHAQARPLLVICRSGNRSRQAAELLVARGAQAVDVVGGMRDWARAGLPVVDARGQDGTIA; encoded by the coding sequence ATGAGCATCTTCCGACGGGCCCGGGGTGGCCCCGGCCGCGTGAGTGTGCAGGAGGCGGCCCTGCGCACGGGGCACGACCGCGGCGAGGGCGGCGGGGACGCCGTTCTGCTGGACGTGCGCGAGCCCTACGAGTGGCAGGCGGGCCATGCGCCGGGCGCCGTCCATCTGCCCCTGTCGGCGTTGGCCGCCGGGGCCGGGCTGCCCGCGCACGCGCAGGCGCGACCCCTGTTGGTGATCTGCCGTTCCGGCAACCGTTCCCGGCAGGCCGCCGAACTGCTCGTCGCGCGCGGCGCGCAGGCCGTCGACGTGGTCGGCGGGATGCGGGACTGGGCCAGGGCGGGACTGCCGGTGGTCGACGCGCGGGGACAGGACGGCACCATCGCGTGA
- a CDS encoding sulfite exporter TauE/SafE family protein, translated as MSALLFALAAGAVIGLALGALGGGGSVLAVPALIYLLGFRPVGATTASLVIVTLTSVTAMVAHARDGNVRWRTGLLFAAAGIGPAMVGGALADRIPGAVLTAAFGVVAGVAAVRMLRSRPAANGAVTVRPGRAAATGAGLGAVTGVLGVGGGFLAVPALVGVLGMRMRNAVGTSLLVITVNSLAALSMRAGTLEGLDWAVVGPFVGAAVLGAWDGKRLATKVSGHTLQRLFAMVLLAVAAFMFMDALL; from the coding sequence GTGAGCGCACTCCTGTTCGCCCTGGCCGCCGGAGCGGTCATAGGCCTGGCGCTGGGCGCGCTCGGGGGCGGCGGCAGCGTCCTGGCCGTTCCGGCGCTGATCTACCTGCTCGGTTTCAGGCCGGTCGGCGCGACCACCGCGAGCCTGGTCATCGTCACGCTCACCTCGGTGACCGCCATGGTCGCGCATGCCCGCGACGGCAACGTGCGCTGGCGCACGGGGCTGTTGTTCGCTGCGGCCGGAATCGGCCCGGCGATGGTGGGCGGCGCGCTCGCCGACCGAATCCCCGGGGCCGTGCTCACGGCGGCCTTCGGTGTGGTCGCGGGGGTGGCGGCCGTGCGCATGCTGCGCTCCCGGCCCGCCGCGAACGGCGCTGTGACGGTACGGCCGGGGCGGGCGGCGGCGACCGGCGCCGGCCTTGGAGCGGTCACCGGTGTCCTCGGTGTCGGCGGCGGCTTTCTCGCCGTCCCGGCGCTGGTGGGAGTGCTGGGCATGCGGATGCGCAACGCCGTGGGGACCAGCCTGCTGGTCATCACCGTCAACTCACTGGCCGCACTGTCGATGCGCGCCGGCACGCTCGAGGGGCTGGACTGGGCGGTCGTCGGACCGTTCGTCGGGGCCGCGGTCCTCGGCGCGTGGGACGGCAAGCGGCTGGCCACGAAGGTCTCCGGGCACACGCTCCAGCGGCTCTTCGCGATGGTGCTGCTGGCCGTGGCGGCCTTCATGTTCATGGACGCGCTGCTGTGA
- a CDS encoding leishmanolysin-related zinc metalloendopeptidase → MSKVATNTFQTYRAVASFERARELARTTSPFTIEIRFLGGLTTTQQDAFAAAADRWAKVVIGDLDTALVNGDVIDDLLIEAEGVTIDGPGRVLGMAGPTDFRDESAQFGAFLPAKGVMRFDSADLAQMEADGTLVDVITHEMGHVLGLGTLWTAFDLLKGAGTQNPTFVGPGAMAEFAALLGEEDPAPVPVANFGGPGTQDSHWREAVFVTELMSPFISGAGNPLSRMTAASLGDLGYQVDLEGAEPYALPNLLQIAREGALVPHTAPLGDGMMLPVVPTRLPAATP, encoded by the coding sequence ATGAGCAAGGTCGCCACCAACACCTTCCAGACGTATCGAGCGGTCGCGAGTTTCGAGCGGGCCAGAGAGCTGGCCCGCACGACGTCACCGTTCACCATCGAGATCCGCTTCCTCGGCGGACTGACGACCACTCAGCAGGACGCCTTCGCCGCCGCGGCCGACCGCTGGGCGAAGGTCGTCATCGGGGATCTGGACACCGCGCTCGTCAACGGCGACGTCATCGACGACCTGCTCATCGAGGCCGAAGGAGTCACCATCGACGGCCCCGGGCGGGTACTGGGGATGGCCGGTCCCACCGACTTCCGCGACGAATCAGCGCAGTTCGGTGCGTTCCTGCCGGCGAAGGGCGTGATGCGGTTCGACTCCGCCGATCTCGCGCAGATGGAAGCGGACGGCACGCTCGTCGACGTGATCACGCACGAGATGGGTCACGTCCTGGGTCTCGGCACCCTGTGGACGGCGTTCGACCTCCTCAAGGGCGCCGGCACCCAGAACCCCACCTTCGTCGGCCCCGGCGCGATGGCCGAGTTCGCCGCGCTCCTCGGCGAGGAGGACCCGGCCCCGGTACCGGTCGCCAACTTCGGCGGGCCCGGCACCCAGGACAGCCACTGGCGTGAGGCGGTCTTCGTCACCGAACTCATGTCGCCGTTCATCTCCGGAGCCGGGAACCCGCTGAGCCGGATGACCGCGGCGAGCCTCGGCGATCTCGGCTACCAGGTCGACCTCGAGGGCGCCGAACCCTACGCACTGCCCAACCTGCTCCAGATCGCGAGGGAGGGCGCCCTCGTGCCGCACACGGCGCCGCTCGGTGACGGCATGATGCTCCCGGTGGTGCCGACGCGGCTGCCCGCCGCGACACCGTAG
- a CDS encoding serine protease yields the protein MTGLDAERLVSLSADGTRGSGYLLSPELILTAGHCVGPKGSAVTARAYARIEGSYDLSQERHTFRVAVRGDEERDFALLESTAGDPFRTARDVPSGEVRLGRLIGEGAVAAQALGFPKSGVQQSGTRQLLNPEDVRGRVLPLTGWRRAVRRLNLQIRTGTSPLARGASLWSGMSGAALFSGDHLIGVITEDRATIEGRLIALPVTAVFGDDGPAEANACLLAARGSTDPEERVTLDPVWAGGEILQPAYSPLPPREQWSEADLLESRHGVVPFRGRAQQLRALVDWCEHEDDRGGGQRIRLLTGGSTVGKTRLARELCRTMAARGWVAGVVDPLHVDFSGACALPESRLLVIDDADAHAGQLHVLLAEATERGGHHPLRVLAVAHRGGPWWEAVRRRYEALVDAEDPAPLPPLPEADREDVYRSAYAAFRGWYEESDSKTGAAPQAGAVPRGESSTDAAEPAVPDVPGLQEPDFGSYLLILIQALVDARTLLHKTHSASAGPPTRSRANALLDYALDVERQRWQASAERQRLPHDPVLLERIVAVSSLAVADGETDGERETEAARRLRLVPDLADEPEWLTRAFARWQHAELAGEGYLRSLQPLRLAERLGAKVIAAFPDIAPRLLDVGGDGPGIPQAATDQARQILNVLHVLQLTAGSDGCRTDGTGEPSAQQRAREALDAALRSHARPLVKLVKQVAATDQDQFASAIGTSLACALNSTLRKESAQEVAAQVLGELDLACPDVLLELATAVAEHAVQHYRRGGGAPAQDNRKELARALQRWSLYLASSGLRIQAHEIAGQAVDMYHALHQLSPSEEHEFALAEALKDLADRLVDVGRFEDADLCARDSIRRLEPLFQRNPSRQNAFGLVKSLCTLATAAHRIGRQREALQAATEACELIERLPQAQHGDEHGPDEIQGMRAFALRGLAWQLGASGRVDDAVSRASRSVEIYEELRERCPGLWKRDIAEALSVLGVQHAARQEWDESVERHTEALNRHYDALEREYREAVRPQHALALGRLAEAHLGRARAPSDGEPA from the coding sequence ATGACCGGGCTCGACGCCGAGCGGCTGGTCTCGCTCTCCGCGGACGGCACACGAGGCTCGGGGTATCTACTGAGCCCGGAGCTCATCCTCACCGCGGGTCACTGCGTCGGGCCGAAGGGCTCCGCGGTCACCGCCCGCGCCTACGCGCGCATCGAGGGCAGTTACGACCTCTCGCAGGAGCGGCACACCTTCCGGGTGGCGGTCCGGGGAGACGAGGAGCGCGACTTCGCGCTCCTGGAATCCACCGCCGGGGATCCGTTCCGGACGGCACGGGACGTCCCGTCCGGTGAGGTGCGCCTGGGCCGGCTCATCGGCGAGGGCGCCGTCGCCGCCCAGGCGCTGGGCTTTCCGAAGTCAGGGGTGCAGCAGTCCGGGACGCGACAGTTGTTGAACCCGGAGGACGTACGCGGGCGCGTTCTTCCGCTCACCGGGTGGAGGCGCGCGGTGCGTCGTCTGAACCTGCAGATCAGGACAGGAACCTCGCCGCTCGCCCGGGGCGCGTCGCTCTGGAGCGGCATGTCGGGTGCGGCCCTGTTCAGCGGGGATCACCTCATCGGCGTGATCACGGAGGACCGCGCCACGATCGAGGGACGGCTGATCGCGCTGCCCGTCACCGCGGTCTTCGGCGACGACGGGCCGGCCGAGGCGAACGCCTGCCTGCTTGCCGCCCGCGGCAGCACCGACCCCGAGGAACGCGTAACGCTGGACCCCGTCTGGGCGGGTGGCGAGATCCTGCAGCCCGCGTACAGCCCCCTGCCGCCACGCGAGCAGTGGTCCGAGGCGGACCTGCTCGAATCCCGCCACGGTGTCGTGCCCTTCCGTGGGCGCGCGCAGCAGCTCCGGGCGCTGGTCGACTGGTGTGAGCACGAGGACGACCGGGGCGGCGGACAACGCATACGGCTGCTCACGGGCGGCAGCACCGTCGGCAAGACCCGTCTCGCCCGTGAACTGTGCCGCACGATGGCCGCGAGGGGGTGGGTCGCCGGTGTCGTCGACCCGCTGCACGTGGACTTCTCCGGTGCCTGCGCCCTGCCCGAGAGCCGACTGCTCGTCATCGACGACGCCGACGCCCACGCCGGGCAGTTGCACGTCCTCCTCGCAGAGGCCACCGAGCGCGGCGGCCACCATCCGCTGCGCGTCCTGGCGGTCGCCCACCGGGGCGGTCCGTGGTGGGAAGCGGTCAGGAGGCGCTACGAGGCACTGGTCGACGCGGAGGATCCCGCCCCGCTTCCCCCGCTGCCCGAAGCCGACCGCGAGGACGTCTACCGGTCGGCCTACGCCGCCTTCCGGGGCTGGTACGAGGAGAGCGACAGCAAGACCGGCGCCGCTCCACAGGCCGGTGCGGTGCCGCGGGGCGAGAGCTCGACGGACGCCGCCGAGCCCGCCGTACCGGACGTCCCCGGTCTCCAGGAGCCCGACTTCGGCAGCTATCTGCTCATCCTCATCCAGGCGCTGGTGGACGCCCGCACCCTGCTGCACAAAACGCACTCGGCCAGCGCGGGACCGCCCACGCGCTCACGCGCCAACGCCCTGCTGGACTACGCCCTCGACGTGGAACGCCAGAGGTGGCAGGCGTCCGCCGAGCGTCAGCGGCTGCCGCACGACCCGGTCCTGCTCGAACGGATCGTCGCCGTGTCGAGTCTGGCGGTGGCCGACGGCGAGACGGACGGGGAGCGGGAGACCGAGGCGGCACGCCGGCTGCGGCTGGTTCCCGACCTCGCCGACGAACCGGAGTGGCTCACGCGTGCCTTCGCCCGCTGGCAGCACGCGGAGCTCGCCGGAGAGGGCTACCTGCGGTCGCTCCAGCCGCTGAGGCTCGCCGAGCGGCTCGGTGCGAAGGTCATCGCCGCGTTCCCCGACATCGCCCCGCGACTGCTCGACGTCGGCGGCGACGGTCCGGGGATCCCCCAGGCCGCGACGGACCAGGCGCGCCAGATACTCAATGTGCTGCACGTCCTTCAGCTCACCGCCGGCTCCGACGGCTGCCGGACCGACGGGACGGGTGAGCCGTCGGCCCAGCAGCGGGCCCGCGAGGCGCTGGACGCCGCCCTGCGCAGCCACGCCCGCCCTCTCGTCAAGCTGGTCAAGCAGGTCGCGGCCACCGATCAGGACCAGTTCGCGAGCGCCATCGGCACCTCGCTGGCCTGCGCGCTGAACTCCACGCTGCGCAAGGAGTCGGCGCAGGAGGTCGCCGCCCAGGTTCTCGGGGAACTCGACCTCGCCTGCCCGGACGTCCTGTTGGAGCTGGCCACGGCCGTCGCGGAACACGCGGTGCAGCACTACCGGCGGGGCGGCGGAGCGCCCGCCCAGGACAACCGCAAGGAGCTGGCCCGGGCCCTTCAGCGCTGGTCGCTGTACCTGGCCAGTTCGGGGCTGCGCATCCAGGCGCACGAGATCGCCGGGCAGGCGGTGGACATGTACCATGCGCTGCACCAGCTCAGTCCGTCCGAGGAGCACGAGTTCGCCCTGGCAGAGGCCCTCAAGGACCTGGCCGACCGGCTCGTCGACGTGGGGCGGTTCGAGGACGCGGACCTGTGTGCCCGGGACTCCATACGGCGTCTGGAACCGCTGTTCCAGCGCAACCCCAGCCGCCAGAACGCCTTCGGTCTGGTCAAGTCCCTGTGCACGCTGGCCACAGCCGCCCACCGCATCGGCCGCCAGCGCGAGGCACTGCAAGCGGCGACCGAGGCGTGCGAGCTGATCGAACGGCTGCCGCAGGCCCAACACGGCGACGAACACGGGCCGGACGAGATCCAGGGCATGCGGGCGTTCGCGCTGCGCGGTCTGGCGTGGCAGCTCGGCGCGAGCGGACGCGTCGACGACGCGGTGTCCAGGGCCTCGCGGAGCGTCGAGATCTACGAGGAGCTGCGCGAGAGGTGTCCGGGTCTGTGGAAACGGGACATCGCCGAGGCCCTGTCCGTCCTGGGCGTGCAGCATGCCGCCCGGCAGGAGTGGGACGAGAGCGTCGAGCGGCACACCGAAGCCCTGAACCGTCATTACGACGCCCTGGAGCGGGAGTACCGCGAGGCCGTCCGGCCCCAGCACGCCCTCGCGCTGGGCCGACTGGCGGAGGCGCACCTGGGCAGGGCGCGCGCCCCGTCCGACGGAGAGCCGGCCTGA